Genomic segment of Arachis stenosperma cultivar V10309 chromosome 4, arast.V10309.gnm1.PFL2, whole genome shotgun sequence:
aaattataacttatatattttaaaaaatatttaaaaagatcaattttatatattgttatctattaataaattataaattttttatttatatcctacctcaaaattatatgtaaaaaataaatataaaattttaaataattaaaatcattaatatatatatatatatatatatatatatatatatatatatattactatttcatatgtgtatatatataatattaaaagtatagattaaatgcatataggatatgtgtattaataattatatatatatatataattgagtTAGCTCACGAGCTAATAAGCTGAGCTTATCCAAGCTCAAGCTCTGCTCAGTTAATTTATGAGCTCAATTTTAAGCTCAAGCTTGGCTCACTAGCTCATGAGCTTAGCTTATCGAGCTATTAATGAATCGAGCTCGAGCTAACTCATGAGCGGGTTTGACTCACTTCCAGTCCTACTTGTAGGAATGACAATACCACCCGAATCCGCGGGTACCCATCCCGCCCCTACCCGTTCGGGGCGGGTTTGCGGGATGGGGTCGGGATTAGGTAATACTTGTCCCTACCCGTTccgctatatatataatatatataattttaatatataatatgtataatatatgtaaaataattagtaaatgattaataatattgtatcatatttaaatttttactttaatttatgttatgtacgtgatgatggttatataaattttaaaatttaattttatttattagattttaataGTTATAGGGGCGGGTAGGGGAGGGGTGGGTACCCGCAGGAGCGGGTTAGGGTTTAACGTTTTACTACTCACAAATAAAAGCAGAACGAATTTTATGCAAATTGTTATACGATGAGACAGATCGGGTAGAGTAAAAATTCGCCCCTATCTGTGTTGTTGTCACCCCTACCTACTTGTAACTTCAAAGAGTGTGATTGAGTTATctcaaaaaatattatataacaaagacataataataatttactAAAGCGTTATTTATACATTGTTATCGTAATTAGACTCTTGAATGATGTTTATAATTCAATTTTgtatcattttttaattttttgttggcccaaaaaattatatttataatactATTCATATCAATTAATACTTATTTTtgagtaaaaaaatattattattatcatcacatcatcatatattataaaataatactccaaaaagaacttttgaaaaaaacttagatattttatttgctaacaaaatttaattatcaaaataatcaccgatataatattttattagataaatcaatttcacataatattctgttaaaatatttagacaaattaatttcGATTATTATCTaagaaaagtataaaaatattaaataaaaatttatttacaaaataaaaattttaaaattaatttaatgattAAAATTTGGTAAAGATTAAATATTTTAGTGTTTGGTAAACTTTTTTAGTTATCTatagttttttaatttaattaatttgttggTCAATAAATTATTAGATATATAAAATGAGATTCAAACTCTCAAACATTTATTAACGAACAAATGAAATCATCTCACCAATGGAATTTGACTTTTGGTAAATGAAACTTATAAagattaaatatatattaaagacATATAATTTTAGAAGAGTTTTTTGGGTATTACATTTGATACTAGACAAAGAATTCGATGGTTCCGGAATGTTTGGACCATTAAATGATTctacaataaaatattttttaaaaattttttaataattgctaaatagtctttttttaaattttaattataaattaaccctatatattttatttaattataaaaattaatttttattttataaattattaattgattattaatctattatgtttattaacaataaaaataataacaataacaaattaaacTTTTTGGCAAACTCAATTGATTAAAGTTTATCTTTGATGCGTGACATTCGTTCCGGATTATAAAATCGtatttcattaaaaatcaatcgattggtatAGCAAAACAATCgattcaatttcaaatttccCGTAATTTCAATCGATTATTTACAttactcaatcgattgaatcCTAATCATTGGATTACAAGTTTCATTGGGCTTTCTTTTTAGGATTTGGATCCTCtgaagtttgaatttcactttagagagtaaagtgtaaTCTCTCACCATTGATTTCATAGGTgggaccaagaataaatatgaaagagaaactaCTCAAAGGTAGAAGATcccactttactctctaaagtgaaatttaaactttagaggatccaaatcttTCTTTTTAAACCATCGCCACCACAAACAAATTCTCGATACGCATTTGCCCCATCAGGTTTCGAACGACTCTGAGCTAGCTTTGGGGTGAAACCCAAACGTCGGGCATACTCGTTATAGAAATTCTTTGCAGCATCTTCAGATTCAAACCCCATACCGAGATGTGGCTCGGAAGCCCCATCCTCAACATGACAACTAGAGTTTTCAGCATTATTAACTTCCCCATAACTAGGTTCAGCAGCTCCATCATTTGTAGCAGATAGATGGCCACTTCTTTCCCCATGTTTAAGTACCACTTCAACATCTACCTTCAATAATTtatgctgcaaaattacttgCCAACTATTTAATCTACAATGTGTATtgttaatattttgtgttaaaTTTTGTAGTAAATGAAGTATAAATTTATGTCAACTCCAATCATGCGTCTTTTAGAATATCAGATAAAAACCTGTGTATATGCATTTTTAATCGATTGAGTAATGTAAATAATCGATTAAAATTGTGAAAAACCTGAAATTCAATTGATTGTTTTGTTATTTCAATTGATTAATTTTCAATGAAATACGATTTCACAGTTTTAGACGAATGTCACGGATCAAAGATAAACGTTTTAATCAATTGAGTTtaccaaaaaatttattaggatCAATGAAAGAtctaatttgttattatttttgtttttgattgttaataaatataatagattaatgatcaataaataatttataaaataaaaaataacttttataattaaataaaatatatgagattaatttataattaaagtTAGAATAGAACTATTTAGTAgttattaaaaaacttaaaaaatatattttgttatagaCCATTTAATAATCCAAACATTTTGGACCATCGAAACCGGTGCCTTGATATTATGTACATTATTTTGTTAAAGCCCAAAGACACACAACTAATAAAACAACCCAAGAACACTGGTCCACAGGCCTCCGACCTCCGACTAGCATAGGATTCATTTGGCGGCGTCGCAGCGAAACCGCCGGTGGAGGCGAAGGAAGGGTCTCTTGGGCAATTTGGTAATATCACtttttaaatccaaaatttCTTGGATTTTGAAGGAATCGGAACCCAACTTCAGAAGGAATTCAATTGCATGATAGTTTGCGAGATTTTCAGCAACTAAAAATGCAGGCCATGGATAAGGTTACGGAAGAGGTGGAGAAGGTGAAGAAGGAATGGGACGAGACTTGCAGGAAGACGCAAGAGCACATCACCGAGATCGCACAGTACGGCCGATCTGGCAGGCCCAACGACCAAGAGCAGAACTCGCTTCCCAGATTGAACGCCATTGCTCAGGATGGTTTGGCTCTACTttcttctttgatcttcaagCTCGATCTCCTCGCTCCGCAGTTGCCAACTGATTCAGAGGTCCAATCTGCTCGCGATTCGCTTGAATCATGGAAAACCCTCATTCAAACGTACACTCGCGCACTCTCTGTGTGGATTTGTTTTTGTTTGATTTATGCGTTGAATTCCAATAAGTTGCTTgcaattttttgttttccagtTTGCGATTGAATCTGAGGAATGCAAATATGCAAGCAAAGGCTAATATGCGGAAAGCTGCTCAGGAGGAGGTAATATATTtaacttttttctttctttcttttgttttcaattttttctgttGTTACACTGTTTTTGCTACTCAAATGAAGCGATATTTGGAGAATGTTGACTTTGTGATGAATTgaagatattatttatttaattattcaattttataGTGCGTGTTTAATTATTTACTTATATAGTGTGATGTTCTGCATTTTGGAAATTGCATGTGTGTGTGTTTTGCTATTTGATTATTTGGAATGTAATGTGAGGGCTTCTGGTTTCATATGATGTAGAGAGCACTGCTTCTAGGTGGGGGAGAGGAGTCCACGGCTCGAAGACGCAACTTACAGTATGTCTATGTTGCTATCATTAGCTGCGGTCAATTATGCTTTTCTTGTATTTATCATTCGATGCCATCTCGTTGGAAGTTCAGTTTGCAAGTTGCTGGGATTATGTATTATAGTTCTAAATACCTGATTTTCTTCCAGGACAAAAGCTGGAATGACATCTGCTGCAGAGAGCATCACTGAGAGCCTTCGTCGAACTCGTCAATTGATGGCTCAGGTTAGTAGCTAAGGCAACATAATTTTGTAGACATAGatttacttttttttagctCCCTAGTTGTATTATAATGTTTCTTGGTCATTATCTTATTCTGTCATTGTTCTTTGCGTCTTCATGTAGGAAGTTGAAAGAAGCACAAGCACACTAATGACTCTTGGTGGGTACATTTACCTCCCTCTTGAGCTGACTGTTGATATTTTTCGCCCATGATTTTTATAGTTCAACTTTATGATTATGCTCTTTCTTTTTCCCATCAAGTGGTGAATATGAGAACTGAGAAGCATATGAAAACAAAGGGGAGAAAAATGCATAAAATGATTTTAAACTGGCTAAATAATTTAACACAAACCAATTAAGATCTAGCATAAGTACATATTTCGTTAAACATGAAGAAATCATGGAAACATCTAAGTTACCTATCCTACCTATGTACATTAAATTGTGTTGAACTAGTTAAGGTTATATAAATTTCCTAGAAAGTTTAACAAGTAATTGTGTcagaatttatttaaattttctgtgACTGTATTTCAAAATGCGGGGGTGCAGTTGGAGTTTGCTGAAGTTTAAGTTCATATTGTcattataaattttgtaatgTTGGAAGAGAACTGTTGCCAGATTTACTTTCCTGGTGATATTAAACATTTATTTAACTAATATGTTAGGCTTTATGTGAGAGTGAAGAAGAAAGTAAAGGGAAAGGTATTCAGGGTTAGTAGGTAAGGAGTTAGAACGAAGGAATAAGATGGTTGTCTATATCTTGTATAGATGTTTAAGAGAAAACAGTAGAGAGGTTGAGTGTATAAACCCGAATTTTGAGTAAATTTTGAGGATATCTTAATATGATTCCAATAAGGTCAGTAACTTCACAGATTTGCATATTCACCTCTGGCCTTTATTAGAAAACAAGGTTCTTGGCTAACATATAATCTgattacaaaattttaaactttgtgTCAATTTCTTGCATCACAGTTTTGAGCACTATTTAACCAAGTCCCTTTAATTTTGACACTACCAAATATCAATAACTTTGTTTTACAGTTCTGAATTAGCTTGAGCTTCTCATATACATAAGTCACATACTACATCGCAGCTTTCTTCTCTCTAATAGGAGTATGACTATATGCATTATAATATCTGTTGTTTTTTCTGTCTTTCATCTCCTTTGAGGTATCCTTTAAAGATGCTGTTCTAACTCAAATGCTTGTTAGAATTTCAATTGAATGATATTTGTTATAACTTGATGAATTGAAGTGACCATACTGTTTTGAGAAATATGATCATGAGCAGTGTGAATAACACTGTTCTGGAAATTTGTTTTGCAAAATTGTTTCGATATATAGATGAATCAACTGGAGTATTGAGAAAGGCTGAAAGTGAATATAAAGGGCACCGCTCCCTGTTGATGAGAACACGGAATTTGCTCTCCACAATGCAACGTCAAGATGTTTTGGACAGGTAtggaaataaaaaaaggaaaatgaaTTATATACTCCATTGGCTTCGTTTAGTCTTCTTCGATCCTGATGGATTACCTTGTGTTTTTCACAGGATTATAATGGCGGTTGGCTTTTTATTATTCTCCCTTGCTGTTCTTTATGTTGTTTCCAAGCGGATCGGACTGCTCACGTTGCAGAGAAAGGTTACTGAAGCCATAAAGGCTGGTATGGCTGGGAAGGCGGAACTTAGACCACAAGATATtgttgataaaataaatattaatcaTGTTCGTAATATGGAGGCTCCTATAGATCAAAGAATACACGATGAACTTTGATGCATTTCTAAGGAGCAATAGCATGTTGTCCAGGGTTGTTAGAATATGCATTTCTGATGTTAACTAGGAAGCTTTAACGTTTATCTTAATATAATTCCTTTTGTTCATGTTAGAGTCTAGAGGCCTTTGAGCATGAGAAACTTGTCAATAGTGTGAAAGTATGTATAGATTGTTGGAGAAATAAGAAAACAGTTAACCACTTGTTAAAATGTTGAGAGCTTATATTTAAATCTCAATCGAGACTTTACCACATAGGAGATCAAACTAAGGTATAGTATATGGTGGTCTTATGAATTATGATAACTAGTGAATCTAACATAATCAAACACGGCCTAGtagtgattttttatttaaataaataaaaactttCATTGTTTCCAGACTATGTAAATATAAAAGGAGTTGTGAACATAGCATTTTGTAACACCTTATTGCAATAAAAAAAAAGCTTCACATTTTGCAATATTTTATTGCAAAATAATCTCAATTTCATAATACAGTTTCTAGTAGTTGATTAAATAcccattaattaaataataaaaaaaggaaagaaagcatAGTATTAGTAATTGTAGTTTGTAGGTAATAAAGTAGAAATAATgtgttaaaattaataaaaaatattattcatacATCAAACACAATTGACATCTGTTATAAAAATATGGTTAtttctaattaattatatatttaaattattttttaactaataaaataaaatggtGTCAAAAAATACCAGtattttattgttaaaaaaatattggtaaaaaagttatttattatAAACTGCGTAGATGTAAGGGGATTGAAAATTAATCTATTCAACTTTTAACATATCTCCTTGTTTTCGTTCTTATTTTTAACTGTGGGAGTTTGGGACCGCAAAGCAGAGAGAAGAGGGGGGAAGAGGCTATGTGAAGTGGATGAGGCAAGAAGGAAAGTCTGTGGTGTGCTGTGGCCATAGACAGAGACAGAGAACACACAGATGATGGCAGAAGTCGGTGACCACAATAGCAACACCACCACATGTGCTGCAGTTCTCAACTCCGTACTCTCTTTCcccaattcttcctttttcttagGTTTTTCGTTTTCCTGTGCTTTCGTTGCTTCAATATTGAACATATATGCCCATTTCCCAATTTGATTTTTCATCCCACTTACTTTGCTCACCCTTAATTCGACGTTGAATGTGATTATATTATGTTTGATAACTAATGTTCAATATGTGCTATCTTGGACCCTTTTGATTTCTTGCTAGCTTAGATGCTTCAGCTTATATCATTACTAGCAATTAGTATCAGTTTTAAGTAGACCTGAGAAAATACATGTATTCTGTtcatggtttagggtttaggtttacTTTGGCTTTTTGACCTTTTCGGTATATTTCAAGGTGCAAGAACTTGGATAAGGTATTAGGTAGCCTAGATAAAGATCAAACCTCCAACATCGTCATCACATCCCGAGCTAAGAGATTCGAGCCAGTGCTGGTTAAGTTGCATGCTCATTGGCCGGAACCGGAAGAAATGAAATATCTCTTAAAGATGCTTGAGCTACAATCTTAGTCAATTTGTGTTTTTTCACTTTACTAACAAACTTTGTCACTATGAGAAATTAAATAGATATTGGGCTTCCTAGCATGGGATGAAATGTTGCTTAACAGCTTTAAGCATTGCAGTGTAAGATTGAATGCGCTTTTGATGTCAGAGAATCTAGTAATCCTGTATTGTTGATTAAGTTTGTTAGCTTATTGATTTTGTTTGACAATGTGCTAGATGGAAGAGACCTCCTTTTGCTGTGAACAATTGCCAGAGGGTGAATGCATTGAGGCTCAGAAAGAAGAAGACAGTTCACTAGTTGAGTTGGATTGTCGAAATGCCTTTTCTGAAGGAAGAAAGGAGTTCGTCACACCTGCTGTCGGAATGGAGTTTGAGTCTTATGATGATGCTTACAATTATTATATCTGCTATGCCAAGGAAGTCGGATTTCGTGTAAGGGTGAAGAATTCATGGTTCAAGCGAAACAGCAGAGAAAAATATGGTGCAGTGCTTTGCTGT
This window contains:
- the LOC130973189 gene encoding uncharacterized protein LOC130973189, with the translated sequence MQAMDKVTEEVEKVKKEWDETCRKTQEHITEIAQYGRSGRPNDQEQNSLPRLNAIAQDGLALLSSLIFKLDLLAPQLPTDSEVQSARDSLESWKTLIQTLRLNLRNANMQAKANMRKAAQEERALLLGGGEESTARRRNLQTKAGMTSAAESITESLRRTRQLMAQEVERSTSTLMTLDESTGVLRKAESEYKGHRSLLMRTRNLLSTMQRQDVLDRIIMAVGFLLFSLAVLYVVSKRIGLLTLQRKVTEAIKAGMAGKAELRPQDIVDKININHVRNMEAPIDQRIHDEL